A part of Salmo trutta chromosome 15, fSalTru1.1, whole genome shotgun sequence genomic DNA contains:
- the LOC115149445 gene encoding UV excision repair protein RAD23 homolog B — MQITLKTLQQQTFKIDIDEEETVKTLKERIENEKGNDGFPVAGQKLIYAGKILNDDTAIKDYKIDEKNFVVVMVAKPKAAPAAAQPSGSAATTTSSTTAPTVPTAASPGSDNPPEGSKPAEERPCNTSAPASTPTSSSGLLTNVNMFEEATSALVTGQSYENMVTEMMLMGYEREQVVSALRASFNNPDRAVEYLLTGIPAGEESHAGADPVVPSVGGGTPALNTGSMTTPASVATGANPLGFLVNQPQFLQMRRIIQQNPSLLPALLQQIGRENPQLLQQISSHQEQFIQMLNEPAQEGGQGGEGGGGGGGVGVGGEAGSGMNYIQVTPQEKEAIERLKALGFPEGLVIQAYFACEKNENLAANFLLQQNFDDD, encoded by the exons ATGCAGATCACTTTGAAAACCCTCCAGCAGCAGACATTTAAAATCGACATAGACGAAGAGGAGACG GTAAAAACCTTAAAGGAAAGAATTGAGAATGAGAAGGGAAACGATGGTTTTCCGGTTGCAGGGCAGAAATTGATATATGCAG GGAAAATCCTAAATGATGACACTGCTATCAAGGACTATAAGATTGATGAGAAGAACTTTGTGGTTGTCATGGTGGCAAAG ccTAAAGCAGCCCCAGCAGCTGCCCAGCCTTCCGGTTCTGCCGCCACCACCACCTCGAGCACTACAGCCCCCACAGTACCCACTGCTGCCTCGCCAGGCTCAGATAACCCACCAGAGGGGTCCAAACCAGCCGAGGAGAGGCCCTGCAACACTTCAGCCCCAGCATCAACCCCCACCAG TTCCTCTGGTCTATTGACAAATGTGAACATGTTCGAGGAGGCAACTTCTGCTCTGG TGACAGGCCAATCGTATGAGAACATGGTGACAGAGATGATGCTGATGGGCTACGAGAGGGAGCAGGTAGTGTCAGCGCTCAGAGCCAGCTTCAACAACCCAGACAGAGCTGTAGAGTACCTGCTTaca GGGATCCCAGCTGGGGAGGAGAGCCATGCAGGTGCTGACCCAGTGGTGCCCTCTGTGGGCGGAGGAACTCCAGCTCTCAACACAGGCAGCATGACGACCCCCGCCAGTGTTGCAACAggag CCAACCCTCTGGGGTTCCTGGTTAACCAGCCTCAGTTCCTCCAGATGAGACGGATCATCCAGCAGAacccctctctgctccctgcctTACTACAGCAGATAGGGAGGGAGAACCCCCAGCTTCTGCAA CAAATCAGCAGCCACCAAGAGCAGTTCATCCAGATGCTGAACGAGCCAGCCCAGGAGGGGGGACAGGGTggtgaaggtggtggtggtggtggtggagtgggggtTGGTGGGGAGGCTGGAAGTGGCATGAACTACATCCAGGTCACACCCCAGGAGAAGGAGGCCATTGAGCGG CTAAAAGCTCTAGGATTCCCGGAAGGACTTGTTATACAGGCCTACTTTGCCTGTGAGAAGAACGAGAACTTGGCTGCTAACTTCCTTTTACAACAGAACTTTGACGACGACTAA